TCATCGAGCCCGATCTGAAGATACTCGGAATCGTCGAGAACGCGGAACCCCACACCGACGCGCCGCGCGAGGTTCCGGGCCTTTCTCAGTATGTTCTCGAGGTGAACGCTGGCTTCGCTCGCCGGCACGGCCTGGGTGTGGGGACCCGTGTTCGCTTCGTAAACGTCGAGGTGCACGTACCATGAGGCGTTTTTGTATTGCCCTACTGCTGCTAGTGCTCGGTTGCAGAGACGACGAGCCGCGTTTCTCGACTGCGTCGCAAGGCAAGGTCGCCCCGGTGGCCGGCAAGTCGCGCGAGCGAAGGGTTGCCGGAAGGAAGGTCCCCAAGAAAGTGCTTGCCGACAGGAAGGTAGCGGAACGCGTCGGCGGTTACGAGCTCATCCGTGCCGGTGAATCGACGCGCAAGAGCCGGCCTGCGGCAAGTACCGGGGCCGAGAGGTTGATTCGGGTGCCGAACAGGCCCGATCCGCACGAAGGGAGCTTCACCTTGAAGCAGGCGCTGCGCGGGCTCGCCAAGGATGGGGAGCTGATAGCTCGCATCGAAACCAGGATGGGGGCGCTCTATTGCGAGTTATTCGAAGACAAGGCGCCGATCGCGGTGGCGAACTTCGTGGGGCTGGCTAGAGGCTTGCGACGCTTCTGGGACGCGCGTCAGGGCGAGTGGGTGGCCCGCCGTTACTACGACCGGACCACCTTCCATCGCATCATTCCCGGGTTCATGATCCAGGGCGGGGATTATCTGGGTGACGGCTCGGGCACCACGGGCTACGAGTTTCCAGACGAAATCCACCCCTCGCTGAAGCACGACAGGCCAGGGCTGCTGTGCATGGCCAATCGAGGTCCCAACACCAACAGCGGTCAGTTCTTCCTGACGGACGGCCCAGCACCGCATCTTGATCATAGCTACACCATCTTCGGCGAGTGCGAGCCTACCGCACTCATAGGCCGGATTGCGCGGGTGCCACAGGCCGGGCCGCCCAACAACCGACCTCTCGATCCAGTCGCGATCCGGGCAGTTCAGGTCGAGCGCGCTAGAGGCGGTATAAAGGGAGCCAAGACGCGACATCACCAGGCCATCACCAAGCTCCGGACAAAGGCGGCTGCGCGGGGCGCAAGCAAGGGGCCCAGTGCTCGAAAGCCAAGACCGTCACCACGGCCGCGCGAGTGACACCAATGGCCCGGAACGCGCCTCCTTGGGGCCCGTGACAGATAGCTGGTCGAGACCGGCCGCGCAGGGTGGATGCGATCGCCGGCGCGCCCGGAGCATGCGGTTGGAATCGAGCATGCGGTTGGAATCGAGCATGCGGTTGGAATCGACCATGCGGTTGGAATCGACAGAGCCCGCAGCGATAGCAGCGCTATTGCGAGGATTCTTGCGAGGACGAAAGCCGCGAGCGCGCCGCCCTGCGCGGCCGCGACCGATCGAGTCATTCTGTCACGGGCCCTTGGGCGCCGGAGGTCTGTGGCCGCGGGCGCACGGGGTCCTGTGCAGGCGTCCGGTCGTCGGCGCTTGGGTCTTCGCCAGCCGTCCGCGAAGCCTTGACCTTGGCGGTCACTCGGGGCTCGACGGCTCGAGCGTCCTGGCTCGGAACAAAACGCACTTCGGCTTTGACCTCGAGCGAGAGATTGCTGAGCGCTTTGGCGATCTCGGCGCCGAGCTCGGCCTCGCGCAGGAAGCGTCCAAACTCCGCTGCGATGGCGCGAACCATGCCGCTCTTGGCTTCGTCCATGTGTGCCGCGAGCAGTGTCGCCCACTCACGTGAGGCACGACCTTCTCCCACGACCTGACGCAGGGTCTCGCTGCGTTGCAGGGTGTCGCGGCCCGCCTCCACCCCCCGTTTCAGCAGTTCGGGTAGGACCTTTTCGAGCGTCGCACGCAAGCTGGCCGATGGATTGGCGTCGCCGGCGCCGGTTGGCTCGGAAGGGCGCTCGCCGACATCGTGCGGGGGTCGTTCGGAGTCTTTGTCGTTCTCTCGCATGGCGCCTCCAGCGTACGTTACCTTGGTGCACACGCCCTGGCGTGTCGAGTGGCCGGGCGCGGCTTACCGTGATATCCGGCGGCTCGAATGGTGCAGGTCCTACTCGTTTCGAAGCCGTTGGTTCCGCCTTGGAACGACAGCAGCAAGAACCTGGCCCGTGATCTCGCCCGTTCAATGACGGATCACACTCCGGTGGTGCTCACCACGAGGGAGGCCGACATCCAGCTTGGTCGCGCGCGGTTGGAACGACCTTACTCGGCGGTGCGCAAGGGCCTGCAGACATCCATGCTGGATCATGCCAGGGTGGTGCGGTGCCTTGCCTTCGGGTCGCGCCGGGATCTCTGGCATTTTTTCTTCGCCCCGAACCCGCGTACGTCGAGGGTTGCGCGTTTGTTGCGCAGCGTGCGGCGCGTCAGCACCGTTCACACCGTGTGCAGCGCGCCACGGCGCGACCTGGATTGGAAGCGGCTGCTGTTCGCCGACATCACCGTGACGGTGTCGAGGGCCACGCAGGAACGTTTCATCGAGGTGGGCGTACCGGCCGAACGCCTTCGCCGTGTCGCCCCGTGCGTGCCCGATCTTCTTCCCCTCTCTGCGCTCGATCGCGATCGCGTATGCCGCTTTCTTGGGCTCGATCCAGAGCGTCCGCTCGTGGTGTATCCGGGCGACCTCGAGTTCGGCAACGGAGCAAGGCGAATCATCGAGGCGCTTGGACATTTGCCCGCGGGCCTTGGGGTGCAGCTCGCGATGGCCTGCAGGGCCAAGACCGACAGAGCGCGCCACGAGCAGCAGGCCCTGCGGCTCTTCGGTGAGAAGATGAAGCTAGCCCCAGCCATCGCATGGTTGGGAGACACCCCTGCGATCCTGCGGCTGTTGGGCGCGGCAGACGTGGTTGCTTTGCCTGCCGAGGACTACTACGCGAAAATGGATCTGCCGCTCGCCTTGCTGGAGGCCATGTCGCTCGCACGACCGGTGTTGGTGCTCCAAGGCACGCCGGCAGCCGAGCTCACCAGTCACGGTGGCGCAGTGGCGACAGAGCACAGCGCTGGCGCGGTCGCAGCCATGATCCAGACCCTCGTCGAAGACCCGGAGTACGCGGAGAAGCTTGGGCGGCGCGCGCGTGAGGTAGCGCTGCGCGACTACGCTCCAAAGGCCATGGCGGAACGCTACGAGCAGCTTTATGACAGCTTGCTGTAACGGCCGGCCACGCTGGCAGCTGCGGCCACTTGGCGGAGCCGTATCCAGCAGCAGGTAGCCCACACGATGAACCCTGACGATGCCGCAAACCGTGCCTACTACGACGCCTTCAGCGAGCGCTACGATCGGGGCCGGAATCTGGGATACCACCGCATGGTCGACGACCTGGAATTCGACGTCGTTGAGCCTTACGCCAAAGGCAAGCGAGTCCTTGAGGCAGGTTGTGGCACCGGTTTGCTGTTGGCGCGGCTGAACAGGGTGGCGCAAAGCGCGTGGGGGGTGGATCTGTCAGCCGGCATGGCGCGCGGCGCCCAGGACCGGGGCCTCAATGTCGTGCTGGGAAGCCTGACGCGGCTCCCGTTCCGCGACGGGGCGTTTGATCTGGTGTGCAGCTTCAAGGTGCTTCCACACGTGCAGCAAGTGCGACGGGCTCTGGCCGAGATCACCCGCGTGACGATCCCGAGGGGTTACATCGTCGTCGAGTTCTACAATCCCTGGAGCTTGCGCTATCTGGCGAAGCGGTTGGCAGGCCCGCGTTCCACCAGCAGCAGGCGCACCGAAGCCGATGTCTTCACGCGTTGGGACGCACCTTGGTCCCTGCGGGATCACTTGCCTCCCAACGTGGAGATGGTGGCCCTGCGCGGTGTACGCGTGCTCACACCCACCGCCGCCGTGTATCGTTCTCCGGTTCTTGCCCGTTTCTTCTTCGCTATGGAGCACAAGGCCCTGAGCTCCAGGATACGCTACTTCGGCGGCTTCTTGATCGCT
This Pseudomonadota bacterium DNA region includes the following protein-coding sequences:
- a CDS encoding peptidylprolyl isomerase, with the translated sequence MRRFCIALLLLVLGCRDDEPRFSTASQGKVAPVAGKSRERRVAGRKVPKKVLADRKVAERVGGYELIRAGESTRKSRPAASTGAERLIRVPNRPDPHEGSFTLKQALRGLAKDGELIARIETRMGALYCELFEDKAPIAVANFVGLARGLRRFWDARQGEWVARRYYDRTTFHRIIPGFMIQGGDYLGDGSGTTGYEFPDEIHPSLKHDRPGLLCMANRGPNTNSGQFFLTDGPAPHLDHSYTIFGECEPTALIGRIARVPQAGPPNNRPLDPVAIRAVQVERARGGIKGAKTRHHQAITKLRTKAAARGASKGPSARKPRPSPRPRE
- a CDS encoding glycosyltransferase family 4 protein, translated to MTDHTPVVLTTREADIQLGRARLERPYSAVRKGLQTSMLDHARVVRCLAFGSRRDLWHFFFAPNPRTSRVARLLRSVRRVSTVHTVCSAPRRDLDWKRLLFADITVTVSRATQERFIEVGVPAERLRRVAPCVPDLLPLSALDRDRVCRFLGLDPERPLVVYPGDLEFGNGARRIIEALGHLPAGLGVQLAMACRAKTDRARHEQQALRLFGEKMKLAPAIAWLGDTPAILRLLGAADVVALPAEDYYAKMDLPLALLEAMSLARPVLVLQGTPAAELTSHGGAVATEHSAGAVAAMIQTLVEDPEYAEKLGRRAREVALRDYAPKAMAERYEQLYDSLL
- a CDS encoding class I SAM-dependent methyltransferase; the protein is MNPDDAANRAYYDAFSERYDRGRNLGYHRMVDDLEFDVVEPYAKGKRVLEAGCGTGLLLARLNRVAQSAWGVDLSAGMARGAQDRGLNVVLGSLTRLPFRDGAFDLVCSFKVLPHVQQVRRALAEITRVTIPRGYIVVEFYNPWSLRYLAKRLAGPRSTSSRRTEADVFTRWDAPWSLRDHLPPNVEMVALRGVRVLTPTAAVYRSPVLARFFFAMEHKALSSRIRYFGGFLIAVLRKQARPLARGGESAAT